One window of Akkermansia biwaensis genomic DNA carries:
- a CDS encoding S1C family serine protease — MKLLPLLTFGSLVLLAGCQPRESSIPAPAPEPEQQQAPAITPEQPEETPPTPLPVPSPTNSMVGINATNQGYAMVQPWSKENPSYSEGFGIYLGDGNILTAANIVYSASFVEVTSSDGSQTVPVTVTAFDPEANLALLRLKNEKDAAFLDKLVPVTLGKAPKLGDKVEFWQFNADGLPITTSGSILATESSCPFTSGEPFVLYNVKSSVTPLRGGAGNPVMTGKELIGLSASCNPSAQKVLAVTQTMISRFLEQAQSGKYSGFPADGTQVTELTDPVFRKYLGLPENGGGLYVAKLPVYSSFYKAGIRSGDVVESVNGIPLDSKGLIKDPSLGPVSANFLFRDSAKPGDVITLGIRRKDKDGVSRPMTVDVTLDRGALEGDLVNPAPFVAEPRYRIYGGLVFVPLTGALVGEINKLSKNRPPLNLVEAIEKKEEIRKKGVDEIVVFLVALPTQATLGYATMSPSIVEKVDGIQVKNFKHLNQLLDRPAPGGTHRIEVSQQPYTMYMSQQEAAKADRFIQMRAVPVLRRD; from the coding sequence ATGAAACTCCTTCCTCTTCTTACTTTCGGTTCCCTGGTCCTTCTTGCCGGATGCCAGCCGCGCGAATCCTCCATCCCGGCCCCGGCTCCCGAACCGGAACAGCAGCAGGCCCCCGCCATAACTCCGGAACAACCGGAGGAAACGCCTCCCACACCCCTCCCCGTGCCTTCCCCCACCAACTCCATGGTGGGCATCAACGCCACCAATCAGGGATATGCCATGGTCCAGCCGTGGAGCAAGGAAAACCCGTCCTACAGTGAAGGCTTCGGCATCTATCTGGGGGACGGCAACATCCTCACTGCCGCCAACATCGTCTATTCCGCCAGCTTTGTGGAAGTAACTTCCTCCGACGGCTCCCAGACGGTTCCCGTGACCGTTACGGCCTTTGACCCGGAAGCCAACCTCGCTCTGCTCCGCCTGAAAAACGAGAAAGACGCCGCTTTCCTGGACAAGCTGGTCCCCGTCACGCTGGGGAAAGCCCCCAAACTGGGGGACAAGGTGGAATTCTGGCAGTTTAACGCGGACGGCCTCCCCATCACCACGTCCGGCTCCATCCTGGCGACGGAAAGCTCCTGCCCGTTCACCAGCGGCGAACCCTTCGTCCTGTACAATGTCAAATCCTCCGTCACTCCTTTGAGGGGCGGCGCGGGCAACCCCGTCATGACCGGGAAGGAGCTGATAGGCCTGAGCGCCAGCTGCAACCCTTCCGCGCAAAAGGTGCTGGCCGTCACCCAGACCATGATTTCCCGCTTCCTTGAACAGGCGCAGTCCGGCAAATACTCCGGCTTCCCGGCGGACGGCACACAGGTCACGGAACTGACGGACCCCGTCTTCCGCAAATACTTGGGGCTGCCTGAAAACGGCGGCGGCCTCTACGTCGCCAAACTGCCCGTTTACAGTTCCTTCTACAAGGCCGGCATACGCTCCGGAGACGTTGTGGAAAGCGTCAACGGCATCCCGCTGGACAGCAAGGGGCTGATCAAGGACCCCTCCCTGGGACCCGTCTCCGCCAACTTCCTGTTCCGCGACTCCGCCAAACCCGGAGACGTCATCACGCTCGGCATCCGCCGCAAGGACAAGGACGGCGTCAGCCGGCCCATGACGGTGGACGTCACGCTGGACCGCGGCGCATTGGAAGGGGACCTGGTCAATCCCGCCCCCTTTGTCGCGGAACCGCGCTACCGCATTTACGGCGGCCTGGTCTTCGTTCCGCTGACGGGCGCCCTGGTGGGAGAAATCAACAAGCTCAGCAAAAACCGCCCTCCCCTCAACCTGGTTGAGGCCATCGAAAAGAAAGAGGAAATCCGGAAAAAAGGCGTGGATGAAATCGTGGTCTTTCTGGTAGCCCTTCCCACGCAGGCCACCCTGGGGTACGCCACCATGAGCCCCTCCATCGTGGAAAAGGTGGACGGAATCCAGGTAAAGAATTTCAAACACCTCAACCAGCTTCTGGACAGGCCCGCCCCCGGAGGCACGCACCGCATTGAAGTCAGCCAGCAGCCGTACACCATGTACATGTCACAGCAGGAGGCGGCCAAGGCGGACCGCTTCATCCAGATGCGGGCCGTTCCCGTACTCCGCAGGGACTGA
- a CDS encoding 3-dehydroquinate synthase — MSLHTLNIHLDFPYRVAFTHGVFRPENDALAGLMEQREGSRVLVLVEEGLERFYPSLPADIDRYFTERAGTADYAGRRTVPGGEAAKTTFAAWEAALRHIVEAGIDRHSHIVAVGGGAFLDVAGFAAATAHRGIRLLRVPTTTLSQADSGVGVKNGINFMGQKNYLGTFAVPWATLNDFLFLHSQPFSLKRAGLAEVVKVAVVKDAVFFDWLEEHAGALAACRPDILEHAVERSALLHAEHIARGGDAFEMGSSRPLDFGHWAAHYMETMSGYTLGHAEAVSVGMCLDILYSVKKGWLPSRQAERIIAVLKSLELPVFHPLLTRRTKDGACEILKGLEAFREHLGGHLTVLMLTGIGKGMDVHEIDAALMEECIREMQVQAASAE, encoded by the coding sequence ATGTCCCTCCACACGCTGAACATCCATCTGGATTTTCCCTACAGGGTCGCCTTCACCCACGGGGTTTTCCGGCCGGAAAACGACGCACTGGCCGGGCTGATGGAGCAGAGAGAGGGAAGCCGCGTCCTCGTCCTGGTGGAAGAAGGACTGGAACGGTTCTACCCCTCCCTCCCGGCGGACATCGACCGCTACTTCACGGAACGGGCCGGAACAGCGGACTATGCCGGGCGCCGGACCGTACCGGGCGGGGAGGCGGCCAAAACCACCTTTGCCGCTTGGGAAGCGGCCCTGCGCCACATCGTGGAAGCGGGGATCGACCGTCATTCCCATATCGTCGCCGTGGGCGGCGGAGCCTTTCTGGACGTGGCGGGCTTTGCGGCCGCCACCGCCCACCGCGGCATCCGCCTGCTGCGCGTGCCCACCACCACCCTCTCCCAGGCGGATTCCGGCGTAGGCGTCAAAAACGGCATCAATTTCATGGGGCAGAAAAACTATTTGGGCACCTTCGCCGTGCCCTGGGCCACCCTGAACGACTTCCTCTTTCTGCACTCCCAGCCCTTCTCCCTCAAACGCGCGGGCCTTGCGGAGGTGGTAAAGGTAGCTGTCGTGAAAGACGCCGTTTTCTTCGACTGGCTGGAGGAACACGCCGGAGCCCTGGCCGCATGCAGGCCGGACATACTGGAACACGCCGTAGAGCGTTCCGCCCTGCTCCATGCGGAACACATCGCCCGCGGAGGAGATGCCTTTGAAATGGGCTCAAGCCGCCCCCTGGACTTCGGCCACTGGGCTGCGCACTACATGGAAACCATGTCCGGCTATACGCTGGGCCATGCGGAAGCCGTCTCCGTGGGAATGTGCCTGGACATTCTTTACTCCGTCAAAAAAGGCTGGCTGCCCTCCCGGCAGGCGGAACGGATCATTGCCGTCCTGAAATCCCTGGAACTGCCCGTTTTCCATCCTCTTCTCACCCGGAGAACGAAGGACGGCGCATGCGAAATCCTGAAAGGGCTGGAAGCCTTCCGCGAGCACCTGGGCGGCCATCTGACCGTTCTGATGCTCACCGGCATCGGAAAGGGAATGGACGTCCATGAAATAGACGCCGCCCTGATGGAGGAATGCATCCGGGAAATGCAGGTACAGGCGGCTTCCGCAGAATGA